A portion of the Micromonospora tarapacensis genome contains these proteins:
- a CDS encoding xanthine dehydrogenase family protein molybdopterin-binding subunit codes for MTMTEPTTIVGAGIDRVDGPLKVKGAAPYSSDVSYPGMAHLALVRSTVAAGRVSEIDTALAEAVPGVLAIITHRNAARLAAGPMTSLGPTPPPPFQDDRILFHGQYVAAVVAETSYQAAAAARAVIVGYESAEAVVHIDDSRGEVAVNPFGSDGERGDVAAALASADVVHKATYTTAENTNNPLGLFATVAVWNGDEVTVHDATQWTSNTRTTIAQMFGIPESTVRVYAEYVGGAFGSGLRVWPHVILAVLAARTVGRPVKLVLSRPEMFTGVGHRPGTVQTIAIGARRDGKLVAIDHESLQTVAMEDENMEPVAASSANAYACAYVANRDRQRRLNIPCPGSMRAPAEAQANFALESALDELSYQLGIDPLDLRLRNYAEVQPQSGLPWSSKALRECYTLGAERFGWSRRDPRVGSMRDGRWLVGYGMAGVSYLWWQSRCEARATIGRDGTGYVRSAANDIGTGAYTVMWQLSAELLGLPLEHVRFDLGDSDMPWAPQAGGSGLTGALGNAVYASCRELIRVFLNTVTDDAASPLRGCTIDDVAVSGGRIHRKADARVGESYTAILDRHGLDGLTADGASAPPDPREVGLAPAGAFAAKFVEVHVDPDLGLLRIPRVVSVIDGGRILNDKLARSQITGATVGGIGQALLEETVTDGRTGRIANASFSDYLVPVNADIGELDVVFVGEPDRLTPVGTKGVGEVGLPGVAAAIANAVYHATGKRIRSLPVTLDQLLPAGGEPSE; via the coding sequence ATGACCATGACCGAACCCACGACCATTGTCGGGGCGGGTATCGACCGCGTCGACGGGCCGCTGAAGGTGAAGGGTGCCGCGCCATACTCCTCCGACGTCAGCTACCCGGGCATGGCGCACCTCGCGCTTGTCCGGAGCACCGTCGCCGCAGGGCGGGTCAGTGAGATCGACACCGCGCTGGCCGAGGCGGTGCCCGGCGTGCTGGCGATCATCACTCATCGCAACGCGGCCCGGCTGGCCGCGGGACCAATGACGTCCCTCGGGCCGACTCCGCCACCGCCCTTTCAGGACGACCGGATTTTGTTCCACGGGCAGTATGTGGCGGCTGTGGTTGCCGAGACCAGCTACCAGGCGGCAGCCGCCGCCCGGGCCGTCATCGTCGGGTACGAATCCGCCGAGGCCGTGGTGCACATCGACGACTCCCGGGGTGAAGTGGCGGTTAACCCGTTCGGCAGTGACGGCGAGCGCGGTGACGTCGCCGCAGCACTCGCATCCGCCGACGTCGTGCACAAGGCGACCTACACGACGGCGGAGAACACCAACAACCCGCTCGGGCTCTTCGCGACGGTCGCGGTCTGGAACGGCGACGAGGTGACGGTGCACGACGCTACGCAGTGGACCTCCAATACACGCACCACCATCGCCCAGATGTTCGGGATTCCCGAATCCACCGTGCGCGTATACGCCGAGTACGTCGGCGGTGCGTTCGGGTCGGGGCTGCGGGTGTGGCCGCACGTGATCCTCGCGGTGCTCGCCGCGCGTACGGTGGGGCGGCCCGTGAAGCTGGTGCTCTCCCGTCCAGAGATGTTCACCGGCGTAGGACACCGCCCGGGCACGGTGCAGACGATCGCGATCGGCGCACGGCGTGACGGCAAGTTGGTCGCGATCGACCACGAGTCTCTGCAGACCGTCGCCATGGAAGACGAGAACATGGAGCCGGTGGCGGCTTCGAGCGCCAACGCGTACGCCTGTGCGTACGTCGCGAACCGGGACCGGCAGCGGCGGCTCAACATCCCCTGTCCGGGATCGATGCGCGCCCCCGCCGAGGCCCAGGCCAATTTCGCGCTGGAGTCGGCGCTCGACGAACTCTCGTACCAGTTGGGCATCGACCCCTTGGACCTGCGGCTACGCAACTATGCCGAGGTCCAGCCGCAGTCTGGGCTCCCGTGGTCGAGCAAGGCACTGCGGGAGTGCTACACACTCGGGGCGGAGCGGTTCGGCTGGTCGCGCCGCGACCCGCGGGTCGGCTCGATGCGTGACGGCCGATGGCTGGTCGGTTACGGGATGGCCGGGGTTAGCTACCTATGGTGGCAGTCGCGCTGCGAGGCCCGGGCCACGATCGGCCGCGACGGGACCGGCTATGTCCGTAGCGCCGCCAACGACATCGGCACCGGCGCCTACACCGTCATGTGGCAGCTCTCCGCGGAACTGCTCGGGTTGCCGCTGGAACACGTCCGGTTCGACCTGGGCGACTCCGACATGCCCTGGGCGCCGCAAGCTGGCGGTTCGGGACTGACCGGCGCGCTGGGCAACGCCGTCTACGCCAGCTGCCGAGAGCTGATCCGGGTGTTCCTCAACACCGTTACGGACGACGCCGCCTCGCCGCTGCGCGGCTGCACGATCGACGACGTCGCGGTCAGCGGCGGGCGGATCCACCGCAAGGCCGACGCGAGAGTGGGCGAGAGCTACACCGCGATACTCGATCGGCACGGGCTGGACGGCCTGACCGCCGACGGCGCAAGCGCACCACCGGATCCCCGGGAAGTCGGGCTGGCACCCGCCGGCGCGTTCGCGGCGAAGTTCGTCGAGGTCCACGTCGACCCCGACCTCGGCCTGCTGCGGATCCCCCGGGTGGTGTCCGTGATCGACGGCGGGCGGATCCTCAACGACAAGCTGGCGCGCAGCCAAATCACGGGCGCCACGGTCGGCGGGATCGGCCAGGCGCTGCTGGAGGAGACCGTCACCGACGGGCGGACTGGACGCATCGCGAACGCCAGTTTCAGCGACTACCTGGTGCCGGTCAACGCGGACATCGGCGAGCTGGACGTCGTCTTCGTCGGCGAACCGGACCGGCTGACACCGGTCGGCACCAAGGGGGTCGGCGAGGTCGGACTACCCGGCGTGGCCGCCGCGATCGCGAATGCCGTGTACCACGCCACCGGCAAGCGAATCCGTTCCCTGCCCGTCACCCTCGATCAACTCCTCCCGGCCGGCGGTGAACCGTCCGAATAG
- a CDS encoding SDR family NAD(P)-dependent oxidoreductase, with translation MLTGGTSGIGAAAARRIAKSARRLLLHGPEPHAAVQPLLDELRSVGRAEVIYAQADFGRLDDVVALARTVANATEQVNVLINNAGRPGAESRRCSTDSYEATLQTNYLAAVLLTELLLPLIPATGRVVHVSSATHLSARLDLDDLQFQHGYQPAAAYARSKLALVAHAVRQSRYYRPGIVSVHPGVVNTRLLHAMFAVRGEDAAHGAANVIHAARDPGVPSGVYLDEGRVAEPAEQVRVVSFQDGLHQRTMTLLTPWLDDSSAESPA, from the coding sequence GTGCTCACCGGAGGGACCAGCGGGATCGGTGCGGCGGCAGCACGGCGCATCGCGAAATCAGCCCGACGCCTGCTTCTGCACGGGCCGGAGCCACACGCGGCGGTGCAGCCGCTGCTCGACGAGCTGCGCAGCGTCGGTCGAGCCGAGGTGATTTACGCGCAGGCCGACTTCGGCAGACTTGACGACGTCGTGGCCCTGGCCAGGACGGTGGCGAACGCCACCGAGCAGGTCAACGTGCTCATCAACAACGCCGGTCGCCCCGGTGCCGAGAGCCGCCGGTGCAGCACAGACAGCTACGAAGCGACGCTGCAGACGAACTACCTGGCGGCCGTCCTACTCACCGAACTACTCCTGCCGCTCATCCCCGCGACGGGCCGGGTGGTGCACGTGTCGTCCGCGACCCATCTCTCTGCCCGCCTCGACCTGGACGATCTGCAATTCCAGCACGGCTACCAGCCGGCCGCCGCGTACGCCCGGTCCAAGCTCGCGCTGGTCGCCCACGCCGTCCGGCAGTCCCGGTACTACCGCCCCGGGATCGTCAGCGTTCACCCGGGAGTCGTCAACACCCGACTGTTGCACGCGATGTTCGCGGTCCGAGGTGAGGATGCGGCCCACGGGGCGGCAAACGTCATCCACGCCGCCCGCGATCCGGGGGTGCCCAGCGGGGTTTACCTGGACGAGGGGCGGGTCGCCGAGCCGGCCGAACAGGTCCGCGTGGTGAGCTTTCAAGACGGCCTCCACCAGCGCACCATGACCCTGCTTACTCCATGGCTCGACGACTCATCGGCTGAATCCCCTGCCTAG
- a CDS encoding MBL fold metallo-hydrolase: MTYDASAGGGFEAVSHFATQDGRLKASIHSFVIETPARRIVVDTALGSHKRGRPVEAWNNLRPPLLNRLTESGFPPEPIDTVLFTHLHMDHVGWNTHLVDGVWVAPFTNSRHLIVAGDLDHWRRYAETATGGMRLAYAAAFADSVRPVLDAGLVDTVGSNHAISDEVRLISTPGHTAGHVSVETASAGERAVITGDSIHHPCQLAHPEWTSADDLDAEQAVRTRRELLSALAYDQALLIGTHFAGPTAGRVLRDGESFRLRIDD; this comes from the coding sequence ATCACCTATGACGCCTCGGCTGGCGGCGGGTTCGAGGCGGTATCTCACTTCGCGACACAGGACGGCAGGCTAAAAGCCAGCATCCACTCGTTCGTCATCGAGACTCCGGCGCGCCGCATCGTCGTGGACACCGCCCTGGGTTCCCACAAGCGGGGCCGTCCCGTCGAGGCATGGAACAACCTGCGTCCCCCATTGCTGAACCGATTGACGGAGTCCGGGTTCCCGCCCGAGCCCATCGACACCGTGTTGTTCACCCACCTCCACATGGACCATGTGGGCTGGAACACCCATCTCGTGGACGGCGTGTGGGTGGCGCCGTTCACCAACTCCCGTCATCTGATCGTGGCCGGGGATCTCGACCACTGGCGTCGATACGCCGAAACCGCGACTGGTGGCATGCGGCTTGCCTACGCTGCGGCCTTCGCGGACTCGGTGCGGCCCGTGCTCGACGCGGGCCTCGTCGACACGGTCGGCAGCAACCACGCGATCAGCGACGAGGTCCGGCTGATCTCCACGCCGGGGCACACCGCCGGGCACGTCAGCGTCGAGACCGCTTCGGCGGGTGAGCGAGCGGTCATCACCGGGGACAGCATTCACCATCCCTGCCAGCTAGCCCATCCGGAATGGACGTCCGCCGACGATCTCGACGCCGAACAGGCCGTCCGTACCCGCCGGGAACTCCTCTCGGCCCTGGCCTACGACCAGGCGCTGCTGATCGGGACGCACTTCGCCGGCCCCACGGCCGGCCGCGTGCTGCGCGACGGTGAATCCTTTCGCCTCCGCATCGACGACTGA
- a CDS encoding AbrB/MazE/SpoVT family DNA-binding domain-containing protein: MTGTVYALSAVDKSGRIADRSIVRTLGWAPGTRLDIRAQAGLIAARPTADGVQSIDDRGHLHLPLAVRRWCHLTAGDRVLLAADPASGVLVAHPLAALDQLLADAHAAVAGGEAA; the protein is encoded by the coding sequence GTGACCGGCACCGTCTACGCGCTGAGCGCGGTGGACAAGAGCGGCCGGATCGCCGATCGCAGCATCGTCCGCACGCTTGGCTGGGCGCCGGGCACTCGGCTGGACATTCGCGCGCAGGCCGGACTCATCGCGGCCCGGCCAACAGCCGATGGCGTTCAGTCCATCGACGATCGCGGTCACCTGCATCTGCCGTTGGCGGTGCGCCGGTGGTGCCACCTCACAGCCGGGGACCGCGTTCTGCTCGCCGCCGATCCTGCCTCCGGCGTACTGGTGGCCCATCCCCTCGCAGCGCTCGACCAGTTGCTGGCCGACGCGCACGCCGCCGTCGCGGGGGGTGAGGCGGCATGA
- a CDS encoding tyrosine-type recombinase/integrase translates to MLLQRMGISPADLLNVRPAHPPAPTFAEYVPVVAAAVSPGTRRAYGSYWNRVVQAWGGRRIDEPRPSEIEQLRAQVQANVVTRRNNRGGRSAAEHLVSALRCLYRRAVADGYLDAADNPALKVDKPPRLPSTRRAIGDARLAAINEVAASTGDDPGLDSLLIRLHTETACRRGGALALRPRDLDTDQCLIFLREKGGTSRWQPVSPTLMRYLLAHHAERGDGDRNAALLRYRDGRPLTYRRYDHLWVRIGQHLRWVHTQQISTHWLRHTTLTWVERTYGHAVAHAYAGHTDGGSGIGATATYVRASLHEVAAALAGITGEEHPLAAEA, encoded by the coding sequence TTGCTGCTGCAGCGGATGGGCATCTCCCCCGCTGACCTGCTGAACGTACGGCCGGCCCATCCACCAGCCCCAACCTTCGCCGAGTACGTGCCGGTCGTCGCCGCCGCGGTTTCGCCCGGGACCCGCCGGGCGTACGGCTCATACTGGAATCGAGTGGTGCAGGCATGGGGTGGCCGGCGTATCGACGAGCCACGCCCCTCTGAGATCGAGCAGTTGCGGGCCCAGGTACAGGCCAATGTGGTGACGCGACGCAACAACCGGGGAGGCCGTTCCGCTGCCGAACACCTGGTGTCCGCGCTGCGCTGCCTGTACCGGCGAGCGGTAGCGGACGGATACCTGGACGCGGCCGACAACCCGGCGTTGAAAGTGGACAAGCCACCCCGGCTACCCAGCACCCGGCGGGCGATCGGCGACGCACGCCTGGCGGCAATCAACGAGGTGGCGGCCAGCACCGGAGACGACCCGGGCCTAGACAGCTTGCTCATTCGGCTGCACACCGAGACTGCCTGCCGCCGCGGCGGGGCGCTGGCGCTGCGTCCAAGGGATCTGGACACCGACCAATGCCTGATCTTCCTGCGGGAAAAGGGCGGCACCTCCCGCTGGCAGCCCGTCTCCCCGACGCTGATGCGGTACCTGCTCGCGCATCACGCTGAGCGGGGTGACGGCGACCGGAACGCTGCGCTGCTGCGCTACCGCGATGGTCGGCCGCTGACCTACCGGCGCTACGACCATTTGTGGGTGAGGATCGGGCAGCATCTGCGGTGGGTGCACACCCAGCAAATCAGCACGCACTGGCTGCGGCACACCACCCTGACTTGGGTCGAGCGCACCTACGGTCATGCCGTGGCCCACGCCTACGCCGGCCACACTGACGGCGGTAGTGGGATCGGCGCGACAGCCACCTACGTACGGGCAAGTCTGCACGAGGTCGCGGCGGCCTTGGCCGGCATCACCGGCGAGGAGCATCCGCTCGCCGCGGAAGCATAG
- a CDS encoding thiazolylpeptide-type bacteriocin, whose protein sequence is MNIDDKTNLADLANEILELESETFEISDYADASGVLLAVAASCSTSSTSTCSSTTSTTSCSA, encoded by the coding sequence ATGAACATCGACGACAAGACCAACCTGGCCGACCTGGCGAACGAGATCCTCGAGCTCGAGTCGGAGACCTTCGAGATCTCGGACTACGCGGACGCGAGCGGCGTCCTGCTGGCCGTGGCCGCCTCGTGCAGCACGAGCTCCACCAGCACCTGCTCCAGCACCACCAGCACCACCTCCTGCTCCGCCTGA
- a CDS encoding TOMM precursor leader peptide-binding protein has product MSTTTRADTRPIPLEFARLTLQQALTDRFRRDVGDASNGPGPAVQTVGAIDVFGAPATRLAPVRGVADVHLSAQAVLIGPWGGVSDAQACGQCLAMRWQRLRTRSEREALEHGRTVIPAGTWPVVPDYVVDAVWSVYQAAVLGRSGAVGRRAAGGWHATADLSLPQVTRIDLQTLHVLTFPLLTDPLCPNCAPLEEATPQLATLDLVSRPKPDPESYRLTSTTSYPLATGAMANPVCGSLGAGTWLDVTSPTTSPVTGSVFIRGYAGLVNFSWSGQASSFRTSKDLAYLEGLERYAGTHQRRRADPIVAAYTDLGDTALDPRSCGEYSAQTYRTDPMVEPFAPDRPIPWVWGYSLRDNRPVLVPARLTYYASGQAADNFVYESSNGCAIGSCLEEAILFGLLELIERDAFLLGWYGNLALTEIDLDSCRSPAVRAMVDRAAFRGYDVHAFDSRVDLAVPVVTGLAVRRDGGAGALSFAAGASLNPETAVEGALSEVLTYIPHLSRQVNERWGELDAMADDYTLCANLGDHPQLFGLPRMTEHACNYLEPAGHCAIQDIRPPGDPDSRDLLLDLRACQHELERAGYDVIVVDQTTPEQRRMGLHTVSTIVPGLLPIDFGWTRQRALQMPRLRTAPRRAGLRTSDLADQDIRTVPHPFP; this is encoded by the coding sequence GTGAGCACGACGACGCGAGCCGACACTCGCCCCATCCCGTTGGAGTTCGCCCGGCTGACCCTGCAGCAAGCGCTCACCGACCGGTTCCGGCGTGACGTCGGGGACGCCTCAAACGGCCCCGGCCCGGCGGTGCAGACCGTCGGCGCGATCGACGTGTTCGGTGCGCCCGCCACCCGCCTCGCACCCGTACGCGGCGTCGCGGACGTGCATCTCAGCGCCCAGGCCGTACTCATCGGCCCGTGGGGTGGCGTCTCCGACGCCCAGGCCTGCGGCCAGTGCCTTGCGATGCGGTGGCAGCGATTGCGGACCAGATCGGAACGAGAGGCCCTCGAACACGGCCGGACCGTCATCCCGGCCGGCACCTGGCCGGTCGTCCCGGACTACGTCGTGGACGCCGTCTGGTCGGTGTACCAGGCGGCCGTCCTCGGCCGATCCGGGGCCGTCGGCCGGCGGGCCGCCGGCGGCTGGCACGCCACTGCCGACCTCAGCTTGCCACAGGTCACCCGGATCGACCTCCAGACGCTGCACGTGCTGACCTTCCCGCTGCTCACCGATCCGCTCTGCCCCAACTGCGCGCCGCTGGAAGAGGCCACCCCGCAACTTGCCACCCTCGACCTGGTGTCCCGCCCCAAGCCGGACCCGGAGAGCTACCGGCTCACCTCGACAACGTCATACCCGCTGGCCACCGGGGCGATGGCCAACCCGGTCTGCGGCAGCCTGGGCGCCGGAACCTGGCTCGACGTCACCTCGCCCACCACCTCCCCGGTCACCGGCAGCGTCTTCATCCGCGGGTACGCCGGGCTCGTCAACTTCAGCTGGAGTGGGCAGGCCAGCTCCTTCCGCACCAGCAAGGACCTCGCGTATCTGGAGGGGCTCGAACGGTACGCCGGCACCCACCAGCGACGCCGGGCCGACCCGATCGTCGCCGCGTACACCGACCTCGGGGACACCGCGCTCGACCCGCGTAGCTGCGGGGAGTACTCGGCGCAGACGTACCGGACCGACCCGATGGTCGAACCGTTCGCCCCGGACCGACCGATCCCGTGGGTGTGGGGTTACTCCCTGCGTGACAACCGGCCCGTGCTCGTGCCAGCCCGCCTCACGTACTACGCCTCCGGGCAGGCCGCCGACAACTTCGTCTACGAATCCTCCAACGGCTGCGCGATCGGCAGCTGCCTGGAGGAGGCGATCCTCTTCGGTCTGCTCGAACTCATCGAACGCGACGCTTTCCTGCTCGGCTGGTACGGCAACCTGGCGCTCACCGAGATCGACCTCGACTCGTGCCGCAGCCCCGCCGTCCGCGCCATGGTGGACCGAGCGGCCTTCCGCGGGTACGACGTGCACGCCTTCGACAGCCGCGTCGACCTGGCCGTACCCGTCGTCACCGGCCTCGCGGTCCGCCGCGACGGCGGCGCGGGCGCCCTCTCCTTCGCCGCCGGCGCCAGCCTCAACCCGGAGACGGCCGTCGAGGGTGCGCTATCGGAGGTGCTCACCTACATTCCCCACCTGTCCCGGCAGGTCAACGAGCGCTGGGGCGAGCTCGACGCCATGGCGGACGACTACACCCTCTGCGCCAACCTGGGCGACCACCCCCAACTGTTCGGCCTGCCACGGATGACCGAACACGCTTGCAACTACCTCGAACCGGCCGGCCACTGCGCGATCCAGGACATCCGTCCCCCCGGCGACCCGGACTCCCGAGACCTCCTGCTCGACCTCCGTGCCTGCCAGCACGAGCTGGAACGGGCCGGATACGACGTGATCGTGGTCGACCAGACCACCCCGGAACAGCGCCGGATGGGCCTGCACACGGTGTCGACGATCGTCCCCGGCCTGCTGCCGATCGACTTCGGCTGGACCAGGCAACGGGCCCTGCAGATGCCTCGGCTGCGCACCGCGCCGCGGCGGGCCGGCCTGCGCACAAGCGACTTGGCCGACCAGGACATTCGGACCGTCCCGCACCCGTTCCCCTGA
- a CDS encoding ABC transporter permease produces MIAFAALGTANYKASVRDKTTVFFTFAFPLLFLVVFGLIFAGQEVEGSGRNYIDYIAPGVLSWGVGNAALFGIAFTLMQWRNDDILRLIRMTPTPLTTVLASRYTGALVIGLVQAVLFVGVALLPVFGLSLAGSWPLALPVLLLGVTAFLSMGVVVGSRANTPEAVAAIANSIMVPMAFLSGSFLPIDLMPTWLQNISRALPLRYMNDGISTALTGSGDLATIGLSSAALAGFTVVFGCLAVRTFRWSNNS; encoded by the coding sequence ATGATCGCATTCGCCGCGCTGGGCACGGCCAACTACAAGGCATCCGTACGCGACAAGACCACAGTGTTCTTCACCTTCGCCTTCCCGCTGCTCTTCCTGGTGGTCTTCGGCCTGATCTTCGCGGGGCAGGAGGTGGAGGGCTCCGGGCGTAACTACATCGACTACATCGCACCCGGCGTGCTCTCCTGGGGCGTCGGCAACGCCGCCCTCTTCGGCATCGCGTTCACGCTCATGCAGTGGCGCAACGACGACATCCTGCGCCTGATCCGGATGACGCCCACACCGCTGACCACGGTGCTCGCCTCGCGATACACCGGCGCGCTGGTGATCGGCCTGGTGCAGGCCGTGCTGTTCGTCGGCGTGGCCCTGCTGCCGGTGTTCGGCCTCAGCCTCGCCGGCAGTTGGCCGCTCGCCCTGCCCGTGCTGTTGCTCGGTGTCACGGCGTTCCTGTCCATGGGCGTCGTCGTCGGATCCCGCGCCAACACCCCCGAGGCCGTCGCCGCCATCGCCAACTCGATCATGGTGCCGATGGCGTTCCTGTCGGGCTCGTTCCTGCCGATCGATCTCATGCCCACGTGGCTGCAGAACATCTCCCGAGCCCTGCCGCTGCGCTACATGAACGACGGCATCTCGACCGCCCTCACCGGCAGCGGCGACCTCGCGACCATCGGCCTGAGCAGCGCGGCCCTGGCCGGGTTCACCGTCGTCTTCGGCTGCCTCGCGGTGAGGACCTTTCGCTGGAGCAACAACTCGTGA
- a CDS encoding ABC transporter ATP-binding protein, giving the protein MTTTHAFESSTLSSEESIVEAGTESAVVLDSVRKRYGDVQAVDGISLTIRRGEFFGILGPNGAGKTTLIEIMEGLRQADAGTIEVLGMPPWPRNVALLPRLGLQTQKSAFFARLTAREHLATVAALYGLPATAAGPALKLVGLRGEADKRVGDLSGGQRQRLAIAGALIHEPELVFLDEPTAALDTQARRDLWQVLRELKAQGRTIVYTTHHLDEAEALCDRVAIVVSGAVIALDTPHRLVGAAHVPTRVMVPVGQLSTDQAGALPGVIRVTVEGGSVVLETSTAGATLAAVGDLIGLDEVQTRTATLEDVYLELTGSETRS; this is encoded by the coding sequence ATGACCACGACGCACGCCTTCGAATCGTCGACACTGAGCAGTGAGGAATCCATCGTGGAGGCAGGCACGGAGTCGGCCGTCGTGTTGGACAGCGTCCGGAAGCGCTACGGCGACGTGCAGGCCGTCGACGGCATCTCGCTGACCATCCGACGGGGAGAGTTCTTCGGCATCCTCGGCCCCAACGGCGCCGGCAAGACGACCCTGATCGAGATCATGGAGGGCCTGCGCCAGGCGGACGCCGGCACCATCGAGGTGCTCGGGATGCCCCCGTGGCCCCGCAACGTGGCACTGCTGCCCCGCCTCGGGTTGCAGACGCAGAAGAGCGCGTTCTTCGCCCGGCTGACGGCCCGCGAGCACCTTGCGACGGTGGCAGCCCTGTACGGACTGCCGGCCACGGCGGCCGGCCCCGCCCTGAAGCTGGTCGGGCTGAGGGGGGAGGCGGACAAGCGGGTCGGGGATCTCTCCGGCGGTCAGCGGCAGCGGCTCGCCATCGCCGGCGCCCTCATCCACGAGCCGGAGCTGGTCTTCCTCGACGAGCCCACCGCGGCGCTCGACACGCAGGCTCGCCGCGACCTGTGGCAGGTGCTGCGCGAGCTGAAGGCGCAGGGCCGCACGATCGTCTACACCACCCACCACCTCGACGAGGCCGAGGCGCTCTGCGATCGCGTCGCCATCGTCGTCTCCGGCGCCGTCATCGCGCTCGACACCCCGCACCGGCTCGTCGGCGCGGCGCACGTACCCACCCGCGTCATGGTGCCGGTCGGCCAGCTCTCCACCGACCAGGCCGGGGCTCTTCCCGGCGTCATCCGGGTCACCGTCGAGGGGGGCTCCGTGGTGCTGGAGACCAGCACGGCCGGCGCCACCCTGGCGGCCGTCGGCGACCTCATCGGCCTCGACGAGGTGCAGACCCGCACCGCCACCCTCGAGGACGTCTACCTGGAACTCACCGGATCGGAGACGCGCTCATGA
- a CDS encoding thiopeptide-type bacteriocin biosynthesis protein, with product MTQTLIDPVTDVAAGEWQAIHIYYAANPQPLLVQCVRPLIGGLQADGLIAGHFFINYWLEGPHVRLRLKPVTVAATAEVKRRAEAAITEYLRVRPALYQVDAGFLEDFYNSLFDMEFSADEKSSYLRGDGRMNLRENNTYSYEAYEPEYGKYGGAAGIELAEWHFAHSSEMVVDAIRTKNLHLRTVLLGTSAQLMMVMSACFLPDTDDLVDYLNRYHKFWRSAFPDTNYAGDDEYQQQYAATGAEIGRRFAEIRHSLRTTGGQDLPGLLRGWAEHCLELRRRAAELTERGQLVFRSWDDTRDEIPTDPQTSLPLLLSPYMHMTNNRLHVTITDEAYLSYMLGRALREHGERA from the coding sequence ATGACGCAGACCCTCATCGACCCCGTGACGGACGTGGCAGCCGGCGAGTGGCAGGCCATCCACATCTACTACGCGGCCAACCCGCAGCCGCTGCTCGTGCAGTGCGTGCGTCCGCTGATCGGCGGGCTCCAGGCCGACGGGCTGATCGCCGGCCACTTCTTCATCAACTACTGGCTGGAGGGTCCGCACGTACGGCTGCGGCTCAAGCCGGTGACCGTGGCCGCCACCGCCGAGGTGAAGCGGCGAGCGGAGGCGGCCATTACCGAGTACCTGCGGGTCCGGCCGGCGCTGTACCAGGTCGACGCCGGGTTCCTGGAGGACTTCTACAACTCCCTGTTCGACATGGAGTTCTCCGCCGACGAGAAATCCAGCTACCTGCGTGGCGACGGCCGGATGAACCTGCGCGAGAACAACACCTACAGCTACGAGGCGTACGAGCCGGAGTACGGCAAGTACGGCGGCGCAGCCGGGATCGAACTCGCCGAGTGGCACTTCGCGCACTCGAGCGAGATGGTCGTCGACGCCATCCGCACGAAGAATCTGCACCTGCGCACCGTGCTGCTCGGCACGTCGGCGCAGCTGATGATGGTGATGTCGGCGTGCTTCCTGCCGGACACCGACGACCTCGTCGACTATCTGAACCGTTACCACAAGTTCTGGCGCAGCGCGTTCCCGGACACCAACTACGCGGGCGACGACGAATACCAGCAGCAGTACGCCGCGACGGGCGCCGAGATCGGCCGGCGTTTCGCCGAGATCCGGCATTCGCTGCGGACCACCGGGGGCCAAGACCTACCCGGGCTGCTGCGCGGCTGGGCCGAACACTGCCTTGAGCTGCGCCGTCGGGCCGCCGAGCTGACCGAGCGCGGGCAGCTCGTGTTCCGTTCCTGGGACGACACCCGCGACGAGATCCCCACCGACCCGCAGACCTCGCTGCCGCTGCTGCTGTCGCCGTACATGCACATGACCAACAACCGGCTGCACGTCACGATCACCGACGAGGCGTACCTGTCGTACATGCTGGGCCGGGCGCTGCGCGAGCATGGCGAGCGGGCATGA